AGGGCTGAACCGCGTGTTCGTTTCGGGCGGCGGTGCCCGGATTCCGGGACTCGTCGAAGCGCTCTCGCGCCGCCTGGGTGCCCGTGCCGAGGTCGTGAACCCGCTGCAGCGGGTGCGCGTGCGGCCCGAGGTGATGGAGGCGTTCCCGCTGGACGAGTTCGCGCCGCTGCTCATGCTCCCCGTAGGCCTCGCCCTGCGGCAGGCCTAGGACGAGAGGGAAGGGTCACTTGATCGAGATCAACCTGCTTCCGGGTGCGCAGAAGAAGTCGCGCAAGGGTCCGCGCCGTGCAGCGGCGGGTCCTTCGCTGCTCTCGCGCATCAAGCTGCCGGAGGGCGGCGACCGGATCACGATGTTCACGGCGGCGAGCGTCGTGCTGTCTGTGCTGCTCGTTGGCTTCCTCTGGTGGAGCTCGAGCAACCGCCAGCGCGAGCTCGAGGTCGCGATCGAAGGCGCGGTGCGAGACTCGGCTCGGTACGCAGCGCTGCGCGAGGCGAACGAGGAGCTGGTCGCGCGCCAGGACACGATCGCGCAGAAGGTGCAGATCATCCAGGAGATCGATGCCGGCCGCTTCGTCTGGGCCCACCTCCTGGAGGAGATCGGCCGCGCGGTGCCGTCGTACACGTGGCTGACCGCAGTTCGCGCCCAGCCTTCGGCGAGCCCCAGCTCGATGCAGCCGGTTCTGGAGATCGATGGCAGTGCGGGCAACACCCTGGCGCTGACTCGTTTCATCCAGGACCTCGAGGCATCTCCATTCCTGCGCGCGGTCACGCTGCAGACGACCACGCAGGCCCAGCAGGACGGCCGCAAGTACTACACGTTCCAGTTGCGCGCGTCATGGGAGGAACCGCCGGTGGAAGCCATCCGGACGGCTCCGCTGTTTGCGCGCACGGACAGCATTCTCCAGGGCGACTGACATGGCACT
The sequence above is drawn from the Longimicrobiales bacterium genome and encodes:
- a CDS encoding PilN domain-containing protein, whose amino-acid sequence is MIEINLLPGAQKKSRKGPRRAAAGPSLLSRIKLPEGGDRITMFTAASVVLSVLLVGFLWWSSSNRQRELEVAIEGAVRDSARYAALREANEELVARQDTIAQKVQIIQEIDAGRFVWAHLLEEIGRAVPSYTWLTAVRAQPSASPSSMQPVLEIDGSAGNTLALTRFIQDLEASPFLRAVTLQTTTQAQQDGRKYYTFQLRASWEEPPVEAIRTAPLFARTDSILQGD